Proteins encoded together in one Epinephelus moara isolate mb chromosome 2, YSFRI_EMoa_1.0, whole genome shotgun sequence window:
- the fxyd6 gene encoding FXYD domain-containing ion transport regulator 6 → METILLFLSSLLVCVAAVADPSAQDGKETDESPFVYDYESLRIGGLAFAVVLFTLGILLILSRRCRCSINQKPRAPGDEEAQEENLIVSIDNLNCHSSLTEHSNGLQRGGSLRREFGLLHPPLAHTHAHTETPGERYYRAFSSSVLSTEHTNRRGIMSSKGTDIDYDADFVYDYHTLRVGGLVFAGIIVFLSIILLAGNKLTNCGKSKPRHTEEA, encoded by the exons ATGGAAACTATTTTGCTCTTCCTCTCTTCGCTTCTGGTGTGTGTGGCTG CTGTGGCAGACCCCAGTGCACAGG atgGCAAAGAGACAGATGAGAGCCCATTTGTTTATG ACTACGAGAGCCTGAGGATTGGAGGATTGGCATTTGCCGTGGTGCTGTTCACACTGGGCATTCTTCTCATCCTTA GTCGAAGATGCCGCTGCAGTATCAACCAGAAGCCCAG GGCCCCCGGAGACGAGGAGGCACAAGAAGAGAACCTGATTGTCTCCATTG ACAATCTCAACTGCCACAGCTCTCTGACTGAGCACAGCAATGGTTTGCAG agggGTGGATCTCTGAGGCGGGAGTTTGGTCTGCTGCACCCAcccctggcacacacacacgcacacactgagaCACCTGGAGAGAGGTACTACAGAGCCTTCAGCAGCTCAG TTTTGTCGactgaacacacaaacagacgAGGCATCATGTCATCTAAAG GTACAGACATCGACTATGATGCAGACTTTGTATACG ACTACCATACACTACGTGTTGGAGGTCTGGTCTTCGCTGGGATCATTGTGTTCCTTTCCATCATCCTGTTGGCAG GCAACAAGCTCACCAACTGTGGCAAATCCAAG CCAAGACATACTGAAGAGGCCTAA